A single region of the Polyodon spathula isolate WHYD16114869_AA chromosome 12, ASM1765450v1, whole genome shotgun sequence genome encodes:
- the LOC121324763 gene encoding gamma-aminobutyric acid receptor subunit pi-like — MLVSLLTCVPLFLFLMHSTCVLSGAKHPDRNDFDLSPTIRKLMKGYNSYLKPNFNEGPIEIGMSLGIASIDAISEINMDYTATIFLRQQWMDERLLFEGNKSLSLDRRLVELLWVPDTFIVNSRKSFLHDITVENRLIRIFSNGTVFYALRITATIACNMDLTKYPMDRQMCTLQLESWGYNLQDVVFYWTQGNDSMKGLDTLQLAQYSVESYYTSVSQAVYETGSYPKLVLHFALWCNILYFILERYVPATLLVALSWVSFWISQSSVPARTCIGVMTIHFKK; from the exons ATGCTTGTCTCCCTGCTGACCTGTGTCCCCCTTTTTCTCTTCCTGATGCACAG CACGTGCGTGTTATCTGGAGCCAAGCATCCTGACAGGAATGACTTTGACCTCTCACCCACCATCCGGAAACTTATGAAAGGCTACAACAGTTACCTGAAGCCCAATTTCAATG AAGGTCCGATCGAGATCGGAATGAGTCTGGGCATCGCGAGTATTGATGCCATCTCTGAAATCAACATG GATTACACAGCGACCATCTTCCTGAGGCAGCAGTGGATGGATGAGCGACTCCTCTTCGAGGGCAATAAGAGTCTGAGTCTTGACCGAAGGTTAGTGGAGCTGCTCTGGGTACCAGACACATTCATCGTCAACTCCAGGAAGTCATTCCTGCATGACATCACTGTGGAGAACCGCCTCATCCGAATCTTCAGCAATGGTACTGTGTTCTATGCACTCAG GATAACGGCTACAATCGCCTGTAACATGGACCTGACCAAATACCCCATGGATCGGCAAATGTGCACCCTGCAGTTGGAGAGCT GGGGTTATAATCTCCAGGATGTCGTTTTTTACTGGACGCAGGGGAACGATTCAATGAAAGGTCTAGACACACTGCAGCTCGCACAGTACTCAGTGGAGAGCTACTACACCTCTGTGTCACAAGCTGTGTACGAGACAG GTTCCTACCCGAAGCTGGTCCTCCACTTTGCGCTGTGGTGTAACATCCTGTACTTCATCCTAGAGAGGTATGTTCCAGCTACACTGCTGGTGGCGCTGTCCTGGGTCTCCTTCTGGATCAGCCAGTCTTCTGTCCCAGCCCGCACCTGCATCG